In a single window of the Penaeus monodon isolate SGIC_2016 chromosome 3, NSTDA_Pmon_1, whole genome shotgun sequence genome:
- the LOC119586813 gene encoding cuticle protein 18.6-like (The sequence of the model RefSeq protein was modified relative to this genomic sequence to represent the inferred CDS: added 18 bases not found in genome assembly) → MKIYMKVFVSLCLAMSSLAAPNLLEGGHHNHEHHNHGQPHEHSHDQPQEHHHHAHDASQPPSVYFIPDEAASLTPPEPHAHADHAHGAPEAKAEPEEKAEYSFEYAVKEEATDFSAQEHRDGDKTEGSYQILLPDTRVQKVTYTVDGDSGFVAEVTYEGEAKETRRPLPLWSKSLHKNRISESGFNQPREQAGFCRGFQQQTPFQRSPK, encoded by the exons GTATTTGTGAGCCTTTGTTTGGCCATGTCCTCGCTGGCTGCTCCGAATCTTCTAGAAGGCGGGCATCACAACCATGAACACCATAATCATGGCCAGCCTCATGAACATAGCCATGACCAGCCTCAGGAACATCACCATCATGCTCATGACGCCTCACAACCGCCGTCAGTCTACTTCATTCCTGACGAGGCCGCCTCTCTGACTCCGCCAGAGCCCCACGCGCACGCAGACCACGCTCATGGAGCTCCGGAGGCGAAGGCAGAGCCAGAG GAAAAAGCCGAGTACTCCTTCGAATACGCCGTGAAGGAAGAAGCGACCGACTTCAGCGCGCAGGAACACCGCGACGGAGATAAGACGGAGGGATCCTACCAGATCCTGCTTCCCGACACCCGAGTGCAGAAGGTCACGTACACCGTTGACGGCGATTCGGGTTTCGTGGCCGAGGTCACTTAcgagggagaggcgaaggaaaCACGGCGACCACTTCCCCTTTGG TCCAAAAGTCTTCACAAAAATCGCATCTCTGAGTCTGGatttaaccagcctagagaacaagcagggttctgccggggattccaacaacAGACCCCATTCcaacgctcacccaaataa